The following DNA comes from Streptococcus pasteurianus.
TACTTTGATGAATATAATCCATGATAACGACTGCAACTTGATAGATATGAGGTTGACTTTCTTTGAGACTTTGTAAAATAGTCTCATTCCCATTAATAAATGATTCATTTTCACGTAGTCGTTTCAGATAATAACGAACATGTGCTTGAAACCTTTGGTAATTAAATTCCTCACGCTCAATACGAATTGCTAATTGATTTTCAATCATCTGTGTCATAATCTCAATCAATTCTTCGATAGCCTGACTTTCGTTGTCAATATCAAATTCGGCTTGGCTATTGATAAAATGCATGGCAATACTAGTCACTTCACTGTGTGGGAGATTAACACTTAATGAAGTATTTATCAAAACCAAGGCATCTTCTGCTAATTTCGTTTCTTTAGGATAGAGCTGGGCAACATCCTGTGAAAAAAGAATTTTCATTTCCTTAAATTCTTTCAATCGACGAATAGCAAATTGGATATGGTCTGCTAAGCTAAATATCAAAGTCGGATTGAGTTTTCCACACAACTCCTTCTGCGCATTTTGCACGATTTCCACACTAAGCAACATCAAATCTTCTGGAATTTCATCCAAAAGTAATTGAAAATGAGGATCCAATTTATAAAATGTCATATCAATTTTTGAAAGATCCTCTAGCTCATAAGGTGTCTTTGGAAAACCAATACCACGTCCAAAGGCAACCAACGATTTACCATTATTGTCAAGACATTCTGCCACATTATTATTGATTTTCTTCACAACTCTCATCATATCTACCTTTTCTATTTATGCTATTTGTCCTGCACAAAAAAACTCTTCGAAGACATACCACACCCCTTTACTTGATGAACGGTAATGCCTCCCGAAGAGTAACAATCCTTGTTTAATTATAGTTTTATTGTAGTTGATTTTGTAAGCGTTGTCAAGTGAGGTTTTTAGAATTCTTATTTATTGCAAAGCTCCTTCGACACGTTTGTCGCTATACATAATAAATTCGACGATAAAGGTTAATATCATGGCAATAGAAAGGCAGATGAGGACAATGAATATTTCACGCGCCTCACCAAATTACTCGAACTCACTAAGGCAACGTTGACCGATGAGGTTATGACTGATTTAGCAAGCTTTTTATCACAAAGCGAGCATTTATTTGCCACTGGTGGTGCCAAAAGTTTTTTAAGTGCCAAATTATTTGAAACCTTGATGCGGAAAATGGGAGTTTATGTGTCATCTTATTCAACAGATTACCTTGATGATGCCGTTAACTATTTCAAAAAAGACGATTTATTGCTTATCTTTTCAGCAGGCGGCGATTCCACTTACATTCGCAAAATCACCAATTTGAAATGCAAAACACTTTTAGTAACAGCCAATCCAAATGCCAAATATCGCAAGCATTTTGATAAAGTTATCACACTCCCAACTCTTTCAGGAGACTGGGAATATGATTCCATTTCCCCAATTATGTTTGACATCTTCACAGAACTCCTTGTCACACATTATGCCAAACAAATGAAAAACTAACGCAACAACCAAAAGCCACCCGATTGTTGAAAACGGGTGGCTTATTTATTTTTTCACTGAAATGGATTTAAAGGAGTTTCGTTTTTTGAGTTGTATTTGTCTAAACTAGTTTATTGTTTGGTGTTTTTTTGGTATTTTGGGTGACTGATTGGTGATTTTTCAATTTTTAACCATGTGCCAATCTTGCTAGCAAGTTCTTTGGTCATTTCAAAAGCGCCAGCAATTTGTTCTTTGCTAATACCGTCAACATGGACACCTGAGGTGATCACACAATTTTGCGGCAACAGCTCTGCTATTTCTTCCAAAAGAACATCAGCCAAAACGTCATCTTTATGAAAACGCCCTGAATGGCTTGGAAAACGCACCACTTGCTTGTCCGCATTTTCTTTACAATAAGTGGTTACTGTGCCAATATGAGGGTGGCTTCCACCTGTCAATTGAATAAACAAGTCAGCGCCAATATAGTCAACCTGCACTTGAATAGAATACCCATATTCTGTCACTTCGAATGTTGCCATCTAATCACCATCCCAACGTCCAGCATAATCATTGCGAATGTGCAAAGCATCTAGTAATTTAGCAGTATTGTGGTCGATAATATCTTGCAAAGTCTTAGGATGATTGTAAAAGGCTGGTACAGGCGGAATGACTTGTACACCCATCCGTGATAATTTTGTCAAATTTTCCAAATGAATCGTATTTAACGGTGTCTCACGTGGGACAATGATGAGTTTACGTTGTTCTTTTAAAGCCACATCAGCTGCACGACCAATAAGATTGTCTGAAAAACCGCAAGCGATACCTGCAACAGTTTTCATGGAAGCTGGAACAATCACCATACCGTCTGTCAAGAAAGACCCTGAAGCAATTTTGGCACCCAAATCCTTGTTAGAATAAAGCACATCACACAAACTGGCAAATTCATCATGTGACATATCGAGCTCCAGTTTTAAATTCTCATGTGCCCAGTCAGACATGACCACATGCGTTTCAATGTCAGGATATTCTTTTAGTTTCTTTAATAAATTGATAGCATAGATTGTGCCTGAAGCGCCAGAAATAGCTACCACAATACGTTTTTTGCTCATAAGCACCTCACTTTTGTAATGAATACTCACTGAAAATCAACATTAGACTAAACAATGCAAATGCAGATATAACCGAAATTCGTCAAAATAAGTCAACAAGCTCTAAGTCTGATTTTCAAAGCGTATAAGGACAATCGTTTTTTTAGCTTGCCACTTGCTTAGCTAGCGTATTAACGACTATCAACTTAAAAATTCTTAATTGAAGATGACCTAGGCTGTGCAGTGAAATCATCCACTGGATGATTTCAGCCCGAACCAAGAAAAGGGAGAGTGAGGGGGTGGAAATCTGTATCGTTAGCTAGTTACTACCAGCCGTAAACGACTGAAAACTTTGTCACCTTAACAGTCAACCGCACCTTTCTAGTCGTTCTGGCAGGGGTATGCAGAGGAAATCATAGATTTCTGGCTTACCACCATTTTTCTTTGCTCTTTAAACGCCCTTTGTCTCTTAAAATAAGAGGTTGGAAGATTAGCTCCAGCCTCTTATTCATGATTACTTTCCTTATCTTCTATCTCATTTTATCAACAGTTTTGTTATCTAAAATGAGTTAGCAATTAATCTAAATATTTTTTCCAATCAGGAACTTCTTTAAATTTAGCACGTTCAAATTGGTCTTTCATGTCAAATGGTACTGTACCGTCAAGGACAAGTTTAGATGACATTCCTCGTACACGGATGTGTTCTGGTGAATATTCTGGACGTTCTGATGGGTCAAGTGGGTGGTTACGCATACCTT
Coding sequences within:
- a CDS encoding UbiX family flavin prenyltransferase, yielding MSKKRIVVAISGASGTIYAINLLKKLKEYPDIETHVVMSDWAHENLKLELDMSHDEFASLCDVLYSNKDLGAKIASGSFLTDGMVIVPASMKTVAGIACGFSDNLIGRAADVALKEQRKLIIVPRETPLNTIHLENLTKLSRMGVQVIPPVPAFYNHPKTLQDIIDHNTAKLLDALHIRNDYAGRWDGD
- a CDS encoding MurR/RpiR family transcriptional regulator codes for the protein MTDLASFLSQSEHLFATGGAKSFLSAKLFETLMRKMGVYVSSYSTDYLDDAVNYFKKDDLLLIFSAGGDSTYIRKITNLKCKTLLVTANPNAKYRKHFDKVITLPTLSGDWEYDSISPIMFDIFTELLVTHYAKQMKN
- the lpdD gene encoding prenylated flavin chaperone LpdD produces the protein MATFEVTEYGYSIQVQVDYIGADLFIQLTGGSHPHIGTVTTYCKENADKQVVRFPSHSGRFHKDDVLADVLLEEIAELLPQNCVITSGVHVDGISKEQIAGAFEMTKELASKIGTWLKIEKSPISHPKYQKNTKQ
- a CDS encoding PRD domain-containing protein, which codes for MRVVKKINNNVAECLDNNGKSLVAFGRGIGFPKTPYELEDLSKIDMTFYKLDPHFQLLLDEIPEDLMLLSVEIVQNAQKELCGKLNPTLIFSLADHIQFAIRRLKEFKEMKILFSQDVAQLYPKETKLAEDALVLINTSLSVNLPHSEVTSIAMHFINSQAEFDIDNESQAIEELIEIMTQMIENQLAIRIEREEFNYQRFQAHVRYYLKRLRENESFINGNETILQSLKESQPHIYQVAVVIMDYIHQSMRYSQSDDELLYLMIHINRLYEKNSGEK